Proteins from a genomic interval of Halomonas alkaliantarctica:
- the pgaC gene encoding poly-beta-1,6-N-acetyl-D-glucosamine synthase → MNILDSLAVFTLGYPSLMATIWICGGIYFYVHWERKQPWPNTFVWDENTPSVTVLLPCYNEGDNVDETVHHLFKQNYPSMEVIAINDGSKDDTASRLDALALEYPALTVLHQDNQGKASALNNGLSQATGDIIVGIDGDAILDYDAIGYMVGHFISSPKVSGVTGNPRVRTRSTAIGKIQTGEFSAIIGLIKRAQRIYGMVFTISGVICAFRRKALEEIGGWNTDMITEDIDVSWRLQILGGQVRYEPRAMCWVLMPETLRGLFKQRLRWAQGGGEVFLRYFSQTIRWKNRGFWLLMLEYIVSVAWCYSVIALLIAWLVSQVVAPMAWPITAQLLTYFGSILIAISFIQFTVSFYIDSRYDKEIFRCVYWSIWYPFAYWIINMVTVVIAFPKAMMRQKGRHATWTSPDRGEQFHEQ, encoded by the coding sequence ATGAACATACTCGACTCTCTGGCGGTCTTCACCCTGGGCTATCCCAGTTTAATGGCGACCATATGGATCTGTGGAGGTATCTACTTCTACGTTCATTGGGAGCGCAAGCAGCCCTGGCCCAACACGTTTGTATGGGACGAAAACACCCCTAGCGTCACAGTGCTTCTGCCCTGTTATAACGAAGGAGACAATGTGGATGAAACGGTTCATCACCTTTTCAAACAGAACTACCCAAGCATGGAAGTTATCGCCATTAACGATGGCAGCAAAGATGACACCGCCAGCCGACTCGATGCTTTAGCGCTGGAATACCCCGCGTTAACCGTGCTCCACCAAGACAATCAAGGCAAAGCTAGTGCCTTGAATAATGGATTAAGTCAGGCCACCGGCGACATCATCGTCGGGATCGATGGTGACGCGATACTCGACTACGACGCCATTGGCTATATGGTTGGCCATTTTATTAGCAGCCCAAAGGTGAGCGGGGTTACCGGAAACCCCAGGGTGAGAACCCGCTCCACCGCTATCGGCAAGATTCAAACCGGCGAGTTTTCCGCCATTATCGGCCTGATCAAACGTGCACAGCGGATATACGGAATGGTATTCACCATTTCTGGTGTCATTTGCGCGTTTCGGCGTAAAGCACTGGAAGAAATTGGCGGTTGGAACACCGACATGATCACCGAGGACATTGATGTTAGTTGGCGCTTACAGATTTTAGGTGGGCAAGTTCGCTACGAACCCAGAGCCATGTGTTGGGTCCTTATGCCCGAAACGCTCCGCGGGCTCTTCAAGCAGCGACTTCGGTGGGCCCAAGGTGGCGGTGAGGTTTTCCTACGCTACTTCTCGCAGACTATTCGCTGGAAAAACCGCGGTTTCTGGCTCCTCATGCTGGAATATATCGTCAGTGTGGCCTGGTGCTACTCCGTGATCGCACTATTGATCGCCTGGCTGGTTTCTCAAGTTGTAGCGCCAATGGCATGGCCCATCACTGCGCAGTTGCTCACCTATTTTGGCAGCATCCTGATCGCCATAAGCTTTATCCAGTTCACTGTCAGTTTCTATATTGACAGTCGCTACGACAAAGAGATATTCCGCTGTGTTTACTGGAGTATCTGGTACCCGTTCGCCTATTGGATCATCAATATGGTCACCGTCGTAATCGCCTTTCCCAAAGCCATGATGCGACAAAAGGGAAGGCACGCCACCTGGACTAGTCCGGACCGAGGGGAGCAATTCCATGAACAATAA
- a CDS encoding endo-1,4-beta-xylanase, producing MTNAPLRLWEGFSGATVQSNGVLFEGLDRKLSPLPESTDAPVHNPSLNLAMRFQVSGDFEINITATLTAANSTYFLFHGVIPMVQDEWYYAQSTFKTQIFNGDWCYWTMYHPDNTESGNAAASVGTNVIYTFKREGTELVFLTNGVEVTRQPDLGLFDDGVVYLSLDEANVGATFLITQITTTGTVEETPVRSVPKTAGTLRDKAGKFRIGTAVATYPMVFDEQYRRILSNEFNQITPENCMKFQFIQPARGFYDFYESDKLIDYAERNGMEVHGHTVAWNEATPQWLWDGWLDGTITASEVGEILDEHIEMLFSRYKGRMVSFDLINEPFLDWTDQLRDSVWYQALGRGYIERALRKAHEVDPDVLLFINEWGCEEAGDKQDFLFNLVVELQTAGVPIHGIGLQMHEDVNAEYQAYWDVNSTSVGKADLISAIARFHAIGIEVRVSELDINQHRIFATTPNAVAARYATYLEACIEAGAHSFTMWGFTDRWSSLNEWYDYYNHGNGLIYDAQYQPKMSYRALSNKLDEMASSLTSLWKE from the coding sequence GTGACCAATGCTCCACTCCGTTTGTGGGAAGGTTTTTCTGGTGCCACTGTGCAATCAAATGGCGTGTTGTTTGAAGGCCTCGACCGTAAGCTGTCGCCGTTGCCTGAAAGCACAGATGCACCGGTGCACAACCCGTCTCTCAACCTAGCTATGCGCTTTCAGGTCTCCGGTGATTTTGAGATCAATATCACCGCTACGCTGACTGCCGCCAACTCCACCTACTTCCTGTTTCACGGTGTTATACCGATGGTGCAGGATGAGTGGTACTACGCGCAGAGCACCTTCAAAACCCAGATTTTCAATGGTGACTGGTGTTACTGGACAATGTATCACCCTGACAATACCGAGTCGGGAAATGCTGCTGCCAGTGTAGGCACCAATGTGATTTACACCTTCAAGCGTGAGGGTACCGAGCTCGTGTTCCTGACCAACGGCGTGGAAGTTACCCGTCAGCCGGATCTGGGGCTGTTTGACGATGGGGTGGTTTATCTAAGCCTGGATGAAGCTAACGTGGGTGCAACGTTCCTTATTACCCAGATCACCACTACTGGTACTGTAGAAGAGACGCCTGTGCGGAGTGTGCCCAAGACAGCGGGCACCTTGCGTGACAAGGCCGGTAAGTTCCGAATAGGTACCGCGGTGGCCACCTACCCGATGGTCTTTGACGAGCAGTACCGCAGGATTCTGAGCAATGAGTTTAACCAGATCACCCCTGAGAATTGCATGAAGTTCCAGTTCATCCAGCCTGCCCGCGGGTTCTACGACTTCTATGAGTCGGATAAGCTGATCGACTACGCCGAACGTAATGGCATGGAGGTGCATGGCCACACGGTGGCGTGGAACGAAGCGACCCCGCAGTGGCTGTGGGACGGCTGGCTCGACGGAACCATCACCGCTAGCGAAGTAGGGGAGATCCTGGATGAGCATATCGAGATGCTGTTCAGTCGCTATAAGGGCCGCATGGTGTCGTTCGATTTGATCAACGAGCCGTTCCTGGACTGGACAGACCAACTCCGTGATTCCGTCTGGTACCAGGCATTAGGACGTGGCTACATTGAGCGGGCATTACGTAAAGCCCATGAAGTGGATCCGGACGTACTGCTGTTCATTAACGAGTGGGGTTGTGAAGAGGCGGGCGACAAACAGGACTTCCTGTTCAACCTGGTGGTCGAGTTGCAAACCGCCGGCGTGCCCATTCATGGCATTGGCTTGCAGATGCACGAAGACGTGAACGCTGAGTACCAGGCGTACTGGGATGTGAATAGCACGTCGGTCGGCAAGGCGGACCTGATTTCAGCAATTGCTCGCTTCCATGCCATTGGCATTGAGGTGCGGGTGTCTGAGCTGGATATCAACCAGCACCGGATCTTCGCAACCACTCCGAATGCGGTAGCGGCTAGGTACGCGACCTACCTGGAAGCGTGCATCGAAGCGGGGGCGCACTCGTTTACCATGTGGGGTTTCACCGATCGTTGGTCGTCACTCAATGAGTGGTACGACTATTACAACCATGGTAACGGGCTGATCTATGATGCCCAGTATCAACCCAAGATGTCCTACCGAGCGCTTTCCAATAAGTTGGATGAAATGGCAAGTTCTCTTACCTCTCTCTGGAAGGAATGA
- the rlmF gene encoding 23S rRNA (adenine(1618)-N(6))-methyltransferase RlmF produces the protein MTVNPLHRSKKSQAKSVLKGLHPRNLHNQGYDFPALVKSHPALAPHVKPNAHGTFSIDFADPLAVKTLNAALLNRDYNIVDWDIPEGALCPPIPGRADYIHYMADLIRLGGEQPSIKLLDIGTGANGIYPLLACQIYGWQCVGSDINAQSLENVAMIITNNPTLKDRFTLRTQHDKNHIFEGIIQPGEFFDVSVCNPPFHVSLDEALRGSQRKLNNLAHSRGEQKAKTKSPVLNFGGLGAELWCKGGEQLFLKKLIRESQLYSTQCRWFSSLVSKADNVKPAKKLISKLGAVDSREIEMKQGNKLTRVLAWTFI, from the coding sequence ATGACTGTGAATCCCCTCCATCGAAGTAAAAAAAGCCAAGCCAAATCCGTTCTCAAAGGCCTGCACCCTAGGAATCTACACAACCAAGGCTATGACTTCCCCGCTCTCGTAAAAAGCCACCCAGCACTAGCCCCCCATGTAAAACCGAACGCTCATGGCACCTTTTCCATCGATTTCGCAGACCCATTGGCAGTCAAAACGCTCAACGCTGCGTTATTAAACCGAGACTACAATATTGTCGATTGGGACATTCCAGAGGGTGCGCTTTGCCCACCCATCCCAGGCCGAGCCGACTATATCCATTACATGGCGGACTTAATTAGGCTTGGGGGTGAACAGCCCAGCATCAAGCTGCTCGATATAGGGACGGGAGCCAATGGCATCTACCCGCTACTGGCCTGCCAAATTTACGGCTGGCAGTGTGTGGGTAGTGACATTAACGCTCAGTCGCTTGAGAACGTCGCCATGATTATCACCAACAACCCCACACTCAAAGATCGCTTCACGCTGCGCACGCAGCACGATAAAAACCACATTTTTGAAGGGATCATTCAACCGGGGGAGTTCTTTGACGTCAGCGTATGCAACCCACCCTTCCATGTCTCGCTCGATGAAGCACTTAGAGGTAGCCAGCGTAAGCTCAATAACCTTGCGCATAGTCGCGGTGAACAAAAAGCAAAAACTAAATCCCCCGTTCTGAATTTTGGCGGGCTGGGAGCAGAGCTTTGGTGTAAGGGCGGCGAACAGCTATTTCTTAAAAAACTAATAAGAGAAAGCCAACTGTATTCAACTCAATGCCGTTGGTTTAGTAGCCTGGTTTCGAAAGCCGACAATGTTAAGCCTGCCAAGAAGCTAATTAGCAAGCTCGGTGCCGTTGATAGCCGGGAAATAGAGATGAAACAGGGAAATAAGCTGACAAGGGTACTGGCCTGGACATTCATCTGA